One Dermacentor andersoni chromosome 6, qqDerAnde1_hic_scaffold, whole genome shotgun sequence genomic window carries:
- the LOC126522069 gene encoding transmembrane protein 60, which produces MAVLHKVLLAWFLFTVFLVLLALRLDEKTDWNWFIVFVPMWAFDIKLFLYLTIRLMKSCKRRHENSREIRRRLWALCCLLLKSAFQICLCTRLQYTSSFPWVFVALPLWILLLGVSCNVLVHLVSQS; this is translated from the coding sequence ATGGCAGTGCTTCACAAGGTTCTACTTGCGTGGTTCCTGTTCACCGTCTTTCTCGTTCTGCTCGCGCTGAGGTTGGACGAGAAGACCGACTGGAATTGGTTCATCGTGTTCGTCCCTATGTGGGCGTTTGACATCAAGCTTTTCCTTTACCTAACCATACGCCTCATGAAGTCGTGCAAGCGGCGACACGAAAACTCGCGCGAGATACGCCGGAGGTTGTGGGCCCTGTGCTGCCTACTCCTGAAATCTGCCTTCCAGATATGCCTCTGCACGCGACTACAGTACACTTCGAGCTTCCCGTGGGTGTTCGTGGCGCTGCCGCTGTGGATTCTCCTGCTCGGCGTCTCGTGCAATGTGCTCGTGCATCTTGTATCTCAGAGCTGA
- the LOC126522071 gene encoding uncharacterized protein isoform X1, which yields MCVPESRARGASLPRTCAMPRGWATKGMKAKTAVIALCLVQWASCQFPQFPQRFLPQALPKPVLVPVVTGAGPVPLGWSPYSFAYDALGADGSSTRSESGDAQGRVTGFYTLTTAEGSRRRVSYVADENGFRATVDTNEHGTADEAPADVVWRSTAPKVHGGGIITRPAGASGAQAAFYPAGQVQQQQQPFKYPFSKA from the exons ATGTGTGTACCGGAGAGCAGAGCCAGAGGAGCATCACTGCCGCGGACCTGCGCAATGCCTCGAGGATGGGCTACAAAAGGGATGAAAGCGAAG ACGGCCGTCATCGCGTTGTGCCTTGTCCAGTGGGCCAGCTGCCAGTTTCCGCAGTTCCCGCAGCGATTC CTTCCGCAGGCGTTGCCTAAGCCCGTTCTCGTGCCCGTGGTGACCGGCGCCGGGCCGGTTCCCCTGGGCTGGTCGCCCTACAGCTTCGCGTACGACGCGCTGGGCGCCGACGGCTCGAGCACGCGCAGCGAGTCCGGCGACGCGCAGGGCCGCGTCACGGGCTTCTACACCCTGACCACGGCCGAGGGTTCGAGACGCCGCGTCAGCTACGTGGCCGACGAAAACGGCTTCCGCGCCACGGTCGACACCAACGAGCACGGCACCGCCGACGAGGCGCCGGCCGACGTTGTCTGGAG GTCCACCGCCCCCAAGGTTCACGGCGGAGGCATAATCACGCGACCAGCGGGTGCTTCCGGAGCCCAGGCCGCCTTCTATCCCGCCGGacaggtgcagcagcagcagcagcccttCAAGTATCCCTTCTCCAAGGCGTGA
- the LOC126522071 gene encoding uncharacterized protein isoform X2, with the protein MIKTAVIALCLVQWASCQFPQFPQRFLPQALPKPVLVPVVTGAGPVPLGWSPYSFAYDALGADGSSTRSESGDAQGRVTGFYTLTTAEGSRRRVSYVADENGFRATVDTNEHGTADEAPADVVWRSTAPKVHGGGIITRPAGASGAQAAFYPAGQVQQQQQPFKYPFSKA; encoded by the exons ATGATAAAG ACGGCCGTCATCGCGTTGTGCCTTGTCCAGTGGGCCAGCTGCCAGTTTCCGCAGTTCCCGCAGCGATTC CTTCCGCAGGCGTTGCCTAAGCCCGTTCTCGTGCCCGTGGTGACCGGCGCCGGGCCGGTTCCCCTGGGCTGGTCGCCCTACAGCTTCGCGTACGACGCGCTGGGCGCCGACGGCTCGAGCACGCGCAGCGAGTCCGGCGACGCGCAGGGCCGCGTCACGGGCTTCTACACCCTGACCACGGCCGAGGGTTCGAGACGCCGCGTCAGCTACGTGGCCGACGAAAACGGCTTCCGCGCCACGGTCGACACCAACGAGCACGGCACCGCCGACGAGGCGCCGGCCGACGTTGTCTGGAG GTCCACCGCCCCCAAGGTTCACGGCGGAGGCATAATCACGCGACCAGCGGGTGCTTCCGGAGCCCAGGCCGCCTTCTATCCCGCCGGacaggtgcagcagcagcagcagcccttCAAGTATCCCTTCTCCAAGGCGTGA
- the LOC126521790 gene encoding uncharacterized protein — protein MWKVAISALCFVVLAHAGTIRGGFGGVGLAGIGGAGLGGAGLGVGLGAGAYGGAYRGGYGGHGGGYRGGYGGLVGGGLVGVGGLGGGYYGGGGRGYYGGGGYRSYADETPKPYNFGYVAQGPDGTSSRQEVADGSGTVQGVYTISTAEGGQRTVKYAADAAGFRASVDTNEPGTQNESPADVALTSSQPHASVLASKYGPVGGAGGGYRARGFGGAGYGGVYGGGYGGYGGGYGGLGVVGGVGGGYGVGGGLYGGAGVFRGVGGHGKHGHGWQ, from the exons ATGTGGAAG GTAGCGATCTCCGCCCTCTGCTTCGTCGTTCTGGCCCACGCCGGCACCATTCGCGGTGGTTTCGGTGGCGTCGGGCTGGCCGGCATCGGCGGCGCTGGACTCGGAGGCGCTGGACTCGGCGTTGGACTCGGAGCTGGCGCCTACGGTGGAGCATACAGAGGCGGATACGGCGGCCATGGTGGTGGCTACAGGGGCGGCTACGGTGGCCTCGTCGGAGGTGGACTCGTAGGCGTCGGGGGTCTCGGAGGCGGCTACTACGGAGGCGGCGGCCGTGGATACTACGGAGGCGGA GGCTACAGGTCGTACGCGGACGAGACGCCCAAGCCGTACAACTTCGGCTACGTAGCCCAGGGCCCCGATGGTACTAGCTCCCGCCAGGAGGTCGCCGACGGCAGTGGCACCGTCCAGGGCGTCTACACCATCAGCACGGCCGAAGGCGGCCAGAGGACGGTCAagtacgccgccgacgccgctgGCTTCCGTGCCAGCGTGGACACCAACGAGCCCGGCACCCAGAACGAGAGCCCCGCCGACGTGGCCCTCACGTCTTCCCAGCCGCACGCCTCCGTGCTGGCGTCCAAGTACGGCCCCGTCGGAGGAGCCGGAGGTGGCTACAGGGCCCGCGGATTCGGAGGAGCCGGCTACGGCGGAGTGTACGGAGGCGGGTACGGCGGGTACGGCGGCGGCTACGGAGGCCTCGGCGTCGTCGGCGGTGTCGGCGGTGGCTACGGTGTCGGCGGAGGACTGTACGGCGGAGCCGGCGTCTTCCGCGGCGTCGGAGGACACGGAAAGCACGGCCACGGCTGGCAGTGA